In Lentimicrobiaceae bacterium, the DNA window TACTATATGTTTGTTTATAAAACCTATCGCGACATCCGCCTGGTAGGAGCACCTCCTTCTTCCATCGGGAAATTTGGCGGCGACACCGACAACTGGATGTGGCCCCGCCACACCGGCGATTTCAGCATCCTGCGTATCTATTCTTCACCCAATGGCGAACCCGCGAATTATTCTAAGGAAAATGTTCCCATGAAAACCGAATACCATCTGCCCATTTCCCTTAAGGGTGTTAATAAAGATGACTTTGCCATGATTTGGGGCTACCCGGGAGGTACCGAACGTTTCCTTACTTCTTATGGCGTAAAATTTACCCTCGAAGGGCAGAATCCAACTTTAATCGGAATCTGGGATAAACAACTGGCAAGCTGGAAAGAAGACATGGATGCAAGCGACGAAGTACGCATTAAATATTCGTCGAAATATTTTGGTATTTCCAATGGATGGAAAATGATGATCGGACAGGACCGCATGCTTAAACGGCTGAAAGTAATTGACCGTAAACAACAACAGGAAAATGAACTTATGGCATGGATTAATGCCGACGAACAACGAAAGGCAAAATACGGAACTTGTTTGCAGGATATTTCGGCAGCATATGCACAGGTGGAAAAATCTTATAAGCCCTTGTATTATTACGCTGTTGCCGGAATGAGCGGAATCGAATTGATAGATTTTACCCAGGAATTTGCCCAACTACAAGCCCTTCTCGAACAGGATAAAAAAGACCATACCAAAAAACTTCTTGGAGTAAATGTTAGCATGGTTTATTATTTATTTCATAAAGATTCAAAGGAAAATGCAAAAGCTATTGATGAAACCATTGCCGGGCTGAAAGAAGCTATCCAGAAACATTTCAAGGACTATAATATGCCCACCGACCGCAAGACTTTCGCAATAATGATGGAACTGCTTTACAATGACCTTCCGAAAGAAAACCACATTGCCGCCTTTGCGGATGTGGAAAAGAAATTTAAAGGAGACTTTAAAGCCTATGCCGATTACGTGTACAGCCATTCCATTTTTGCTACCGAAGAAAAACTGAACACTTTTCTTGCCAAACCCAGCGCTAAGAAATTGGAAAATGACCCCGCCATGGTACTGATGAGCCAGATGATGGAATCCCAAATGAAATACGGACAGGAATTCAGCCAGGCACAAAAATCGAAAACCAAAGCAGAACGCCTGTTTACAGCAGCTCTTCGCGAAATGAATCCCGGGAAAAACTGGTATCCCGATGCCAATTCTACCATGCGTTTTACCTATGGTAAGATTAAGGATTATTTTCCTGCTGATGCCGTTCATTACGATTATATCACCACACTGAAAGGGGTAATGGAAAAAGAAGACCCCACCAACGAAGAATTTGTTGTTTCGCAAAAACTGAAAGACCTATATGCCAAAAAAGACTATGGTCGCTATGCAACACCCAACGGTGATATGATTACCTGTTTCCTTACCACCAACGACATCACCGGAGGCAATTCCGGCAGCCCGGTAATGAATGCCAATGGCGAACTGATAGGCTTGGCTTTCGATGGCAACTGGGAAGCCATGAGTGGTGACATAGCTTACGAAACCGAATACCAGCGCACCATCTGCGTTGATATCCGCTATGTGCTGTTTGTTATTGACAAATATGCCGGAGCTAAAAATATTATCAATGAATTAACCATACGTGAATAGTTGTTTAGAGTACACTGTTCTTTTGCCGCCTCCGGTTTTCGGGGGCGGTTTTTTTTTGTTAGAAAAGTAGAGAAATAAAGCTATTGGCTAAAGAAAATTTATCCATGAAGTTTTTCTTCTATGCATCATTCCGCACTTGGAGTGGCTTGTAAAACTTTCCTACACTTCATTCTTTCATAGAAATTGCGTCCGAAAATAAATTCCATCCATCAAATTTCAATCAACTTCCCTATCACCCCAAATAGTTATCTACCAACTCACGCACACATCCTTCCCCGCCTTTTTTTTCAAGAATAATTTTGGCTTTGTTTTTTATGGCTTTCACCGCATCAGCAGGACAAACACTAAGCGCCCCGGCATCAAAAATTTCCAGATCAACCAGGTCGTCGCCTACGTACATCACGTTTTCATATTGTAGTTGCAGCTCCTTTAACCAGCCGTCAACGATTTCTTTTTTAGGTGTGAAACCAACGTAGCAATATTGTGCCCCAAGTAACTTAGCACGGCTTTCGATGAGGTTGTGGTTTTTGCCAGCACTGATAAATCCAACGGTAAATCCTTTTTTTACAAGCGATTTTATTGCAAGACCGTCTTTGGTATCAAATTTTTTAAACTCGTCGCCGTTTTCGGTGTAGTACATTCCGCCGTCGGTAAGTACACCGTCAACGTCGAGCAGCAGCATTTTTATGGTGTGCGGGTGCATAAGTCGGACAACTTCGGGCGAAACGGTTTTGAAAAAGTTAATCCCTTCATCGGAAGAGGCAAATTTTTCAACATCTGTTACATTGGTAAACACCTGTGCCTCGGGAGGCGAAAGCAGTAAAAATCCTGATAAATTATATTCGCCTGTTGGTGTAAAGCTCAGTGGCAATTCAATCGCATTTTCTTCAACGAGCAAAGGATTTTCGGCATTGAAACCAAAGGATGAAACTGAAGCTGTAACCTTTTTCCTATCCGAAACAGCCATGCTGATGCCCTTTTGAATAGATTCAACTGTAACGCAAGGCATACCGGCATAGAGGGTGATGATGCAGCCTGGCTGGGAAGAAAATAGTGAGCGGGGTAAATT includes these proteins:
- a CDS encoding S46 family peptidase — encoded protein: MKKLFLIIVSALLLGAKGFTASLPDEGMWLPMFIERLNYVDMHKMGLQLTPEELYSINHSSLKDAIVGLAEGSAPNGYFCTAEVVSSQGLLFTNHHCGFGSIQEHSSLDHDYLTEGFWAMKNEEELPNEGMTASFLVRMEDVTAQVLANVKDNMSDVDRSTEIKKVISELKKKASEDGKYEVALKSFFSGNEYYMFVYKTYRDIRLVGAPPSSIGKFGGDTDNWMWPRHTGDFSILRIYSSPNGEPANYSKENVPMKTEYHLPISLKGVNKDDFAMIWGYPGGTERFLTSYGVKFTLEGQNPTLIGIWDKQLASWKEDMDASDEVRIKYSSKYFGISNGWKMMIGQDRMLKRLKVIDRKQQQENELMAWINADEQRKAKYGTCLQDISAAYAQVEKSYKPLYYYAVAGMSGIELIDFTQEFAQLQALLEQDKKDHTKKLLGVNVSMVYYLFHKDSKENAKAIDETIAGLKEAIQKHFKDYNMPTDRKTFAIMMELLYNDLPKENHIAAFADVEKKFKGDFKAYADYVYSHSIFATEEKLNTFLAKPSAKKLENDPAMVLMSQMMESQMKYGQEFSQAQKSKTKAERLFTAALREMNPGKNWYPDANSTMRFTYGKIKDYFPADAVHYDYITTLKGVMEKEDPTNEEFVVSQKLKDLYAKKDYGRYATPNGDMITCFLTTNDITGGNSGSPVMNANGELIGLAFDGNWEAMSGDIAYETEYQRTICVDIRYVLFVIDKYAGAKNIINELTIRE
- a CDS encoding HAD-IIIA family hydrolase gives rise to the protein MKTCAVILAPQLYEQAFIRPLKGIPFFLFSAIKVASCIGKENVIVLTGSEIIAVRCNDYGFKTLITNDISDENLPRSLFSSQPGCIITLYAGMPCVTVESIQKGISMAVSDRKKVTASVSSFGFNAENPLLVEENAIELPLSFTPTGEYNLSGFLLLSPPEAQVFTNVTDVEKFASSDEGINFFKTVSPEVVRLMHPHTIKMLLLDVDGVLTDGGMYYTENGDEFKKFDTKDGLAIKSLVKKGFTVGFISAGKNHNLIESRAKLLGAQYCYVGFTPKKEIVDGWLKELQLQYENVMYVGDDLVDLEIFDAGALSVCPADAVKAIKNKAKIILEKKGGEGCVRELVDNYLG